CCGTATCCTCGGAAGGGCTCGGGTGCTGTTTCCCGCGGGGCGGGTTGCTGCCTGCCGCGATTCCGGGTTGCCGCCTGACCGGGGCGGGGTTGTGGCGGGTGTGCCTCGGAAGGGCCCGCTGCAATTTACCCCGGGTTTAGGTTCCCGGGCCGGCCGCTGTTTCCGGTTGCCCGCATTCCGGGAGTACTGCTCCCTTTGGTTCCGGAGTTGCGGACTTTCCGTGCATGGCTGCCTGCCGCAGTCTGCAACTGCTGTTTAGCGCACGTCCGCTGTCCGCTGTTTGTTGCGGGGCGTGAAGATGCGATACCCGATCGAGACGCCGATCTTGTTGGGATACCACTCCGAAGAGCCGTTGAACGGGTCGGGGTGTTCGGGTTGTACGGGGCGGTGGGGGTACATGTCGACCTGGCCGTCGAAACTGTACCCGTTGTAATGGCTGTCCATCCATGCCCAACCCAGGAAAGCGTCGAGCAGCCAGCGTTTCCCGAACTGGTATTCATAACCCACGCAGAGGCCGATCATCATGCCGTATCCTTTGCAGTAACGGTCTTCGAATTTCAGTTTCCACCCTTCGATGTAAGGTTTCGACATGTCGAAGGCCATCATGCCGATGTTTGCCCCCAGGTACCAGCCCCGGTTATGCTCCTTGAAATAGCGGCGGTATTCGCCCATGAAGATGGCGAAGAGCATGTGCTTTTCGTTGATCGACTTCCATGGCGAGATGACGATGTCGGTCTGCAAGGTCGATTTGGGCGAGATGGCGAACTCCACGGCGGGATTCACCACGCCCACCAGAGCATAGGGGACATTGAGCTTGACATATCCCTGCGGGGATGCCTGCTGCGAGCAGAACAGTGCGAACAGGCATGCCGGGATGCAGAGCCCGAAGCGGATGTTTTTCATAGGCGGATCGTTACAACGGACAAAGATATGAAAAAATCCGGCCAACATACTGTGCTGGCCGGATTTTAACTATGTGCTGGACGGATTTATACCGTCATGATCTCCTTCTCCTTTTTCTGGAGCGCCTCGTCGAGGGTCTTGGTGAATTTCTCCAGCAATTTCTGGGCCTGTGCTTCGCCGTCCTTCGACTCATCCTCGGGCATACCTTCTTTTTGGGCTTTCTTGAATGCCTCGACCGCGTCGCGGCGGGCATTGCGCAGGCTGATGCGGGCGGTTTCGGCCTCGTTGCGGATTTGTTTCACCAACTCCTTGCGGCGCTCCTCGGTCAGGGGCGGGATCGACAGGCGGATCTGCTCGCCGTTGTTCGAAGGCGTCAGCCCGATGTTCGAGTCGATGATGGCCTTTTCGATCGCACGCAGCATGTTCTTGTCCCACGGCTGGATCAGGATCGTCTTGGCGTCGGGTACGGTGACGCTGGCGGCGCCCGATACGGGCACCTGCGAGCCGAAATAATCGACCATTACGCCGTTCAGGGCATTGGGCGACGCTTTTCCCGCGCGCACGTTCAAAAGTTCCTCTTCGAGGTGGTCGATGGCCTTCTGCATACGTCCGGAGGCATCGTTGAGAATCGTCTTGGTATCCATATTATTCGAGTATTTTTTCGATGGTTTTGATCATTTCGTCGAACTCTTCGGCGTCGTAGCCTACCGTTGCCAGCACGACTTTACCATCGGCGCCGATCAGGAAATTCCGCGGGATGTAATTCGAGGCATAACGGTCGTAAATGGCCTGCGAGGGGTCGAGGCCCATCGGGAACGTATAGCCCGTCTTTTCGCGGAACGCCGCCACGTCTTCCCGCTTTTCGCCGCGCGATATGGGCAGGAATACGAAGTTGCGGCCGGCGAAACGGTCGATGATGTCCTTCTGCACGCGGGTCAGTTCCTGCCGGCAGGGCGGGCACCAGGTGGCCCAAAAGTTCAGTAACACGACTTTGCCTTTGAGTTCTGCGAGGGAGGTTTTTGTGCCGTCGAACATCTCCACGGTGAAGTCGGGGGCTTTGTCGCCCGCCTTGACCAGCGTGGTCGATTCGGTATCCGCCTCGGCTTTGCCGCCGCGGCTGCCGCACGAGGGCAGTAACAGGATTGCGGCGATGATCACTGCGATCAGCGCCAGCATGATCCATAGCTGCTTGTTGCTCTTTTTTGTGGCCATAATCTTATTTTTTTACAAGTGTCCCGATCCTCTCCCCGGCAAGCACCTTGCCGAGGTTGCCCGGCGTGTCCATGTCGAAGACAATGATCTGCAGTCCGTTCTCGCGGCAGAGCGTGAATGCCGTGAGATCCATGACTTTCAGCCGGCGGTCGAGCACCTCTTCGAAGCTTATTTCGTCGAATTTGACGGCTGCAGGGTCTTTTTCGGGGTCGGCCGTGTATACGCCGTCCACGCGGGTGCCCTTCAGCATCACGTCCGCCTCGATTTCAATGCCGCGCAGCGCCGAAGCCGAGTCGGTCGTGAAATAGGGGTTCGACGTGCCTCCGCCGATGATGACCACATACCCCGCCTCGAGGTATTCGATGGCACGCGCCTTGGAGTAGTATTCGCCGATGGGCTCCATGCGGATCGAGGTCAGGACTTTGGCTTTCACGCCGTTGTCCTCCAGGGCCGATTGCAGGGCCAGCGAGTTGATGATCGTGGCGAGCATGCCCATCTGGTCGCCTTTCACGCGGTCGAAGCCTTTCTTTGCGCCCGTGAGGCCGCGGAAAATGTTGCCGCCGCCGATGACGATGCCGATCTGGACGCCTGTGGCCGCTGCCGCCCTGATCTGTTCGGCG
This Alistipes onderdonkii DNA region includes the following protein-coding sequences:
- a CDS encoding DUF3575 domain-containing protein, coding for MKNIRFGLCIPACLFALFCSQQASPQGYVKLNVPYALVGVVNPAVEFAISPKSTLQTDIVISPWKSINEKHMLFAIFMGEYRRYFKEHNRGWYLGANIGMMAFDMSKPYIEGWKLKFEDRYCKGYGMMIGLCVGYEYQFGKRWLLDAFLGWAWMDSHYNGYSFDGQVDMYPHRPVQPEHPDPFNGSSEWYPNKIGVSIGYRIFTPRNKQRTADVR
- the frr gene encoding ribosome recycling factor, encoding MDTKTILNDASGRMQKAIDHLEEELLNVRAGKASPNALNGVMVDYFGSQVPVSGAASVTVPDAKTILIQPWDKNMLRAIEKAIIDSNIGLTPSNNGEQIRLSIPPLTEERRKELVKQIRNEAETARISLRNARRDAVEAFKKAQKEGMPEDESKDGEAQAQKLLEKFTKTLDEALQKKEKEIMTV
- a CDS encoding peroxiredoxin family protein → MATKKSNKQLWIMLALIAVIIAAILLLPSCGSRGGKAEADTESTTLVKAGDKAPDFTVEMFDGTKTSLAELKGKVVLLNFWATWCPPCRQELTRVQKDIIDRFAGRNFVFLPISRGEKREDVAAFREKTGYTFPMGLDPSQAIYDRYASNYIPRNFLIGADGKVVLATVGYDAEEFDEMIKTIEKILE
- the pyrH gene encoding UMP kinase produces the protein MKYKRILLKLSGESLQGSQKYGLSPEVLQSYAEQIRAAAATGVQIGIVIGGGNIFRGLTGAKKGFDRVKGDQMGMLATIINSLALQSALEDNGVKAKVLTSIRMEPIGEYYSKARAIEYLEAGYVVIIGGGTSNPYFTTDSASALRGIEIEADVMLKGTRVDGVYTADPEKDPAAVKFDEISFEEVLDRRLKVMDLTAFTLCRENGLQIIVFDMDTPGNLGKVLAGERIGTLVKK